One Siniperca chuatsi isolate FFG_IHB_CAS linkage group LG3, ASM2008510v1, whole genome shotgun sequence genomic region harbors:
- the kif16ba gene encoding kinesin-like protein KIF16B isoform X1, with protein MASVRVAVRVRPMNRREKDLTAKCIIKMEGTKTSITNLKIPEGIVGDSMRERTKTFTYDFSYDSMDCKSSAFVSQEKVFRDLGSDVLKAAFEGYNACVFAYGQTGSGKSYTMMGNPGDAGLIPRFCEGLFSRISEATRWDEASFRTEVSYLEIYNEKVRDLLRRKSTQTYNLRVREHPKDGPYVEDLSKHLVQNYSDVEELMEAGNINRTTASTDMNDVSSRSHAIFTINFTQAKFDAEMPSETVSKIHLVDLAGSERADATGATGVRLKEGGNINKSLVTLGNVISSLADMSQDGVNTNLKKKSVFVPYRDSVLTWLLKDSLGGNSKTIMIATVSPADVNYGETLSTLRYANRAKNIINKPTINEDGNVRLIRELRAEIARLKALLVQGNQIALLDSPTALSMEEKLHQNEARVLELTKEWTNKWNETQNILKEETLALRKEGIGVVLDSELPHLIGIDDDLLSTGIILYHLKEGRTYVGREDASTEQDIILHGLDLESEHCMFESQNGTVTLVPLGGAQCSVNGVQVTEPSQLNQGAVILLGRTNMFRFNHPKEAAKLREKRKSGLLSAFSLSMTDLSKSCESLSTVMLYNPGLFTEKGPVFLRLEFERQQREELEKLELKRRLIKEMEAKHQSEKAELERLQQEVESQRKESEEVQQRILRQEESLRHRSQDIESRLRDFLAEKERFEEERRSEIQGEDLQRRKQQQEGEAEREQDKEQRRQQEAAEQTEIYRELERLKREREEQKVRLETERRRLEEQEREQLSLVGRLEEQLREKHEAATTLLTREDARRMEEERRALAEIREALLRAKEAGERPDVEDASEEARSAQARYTNFKAAQVKELGQLEEGLRQQREHLEKEVAAERNTLLLLGHSLKERQQQLKEVQEKGAQDATAVCQEEHLVKQAEHRLQFKERQLASVADGLLPALAEEKQRAIEMLERSGGGSNGNCDSPPGLDNTLYQVEKELEDKEEKLNLHWRSAQQLQQLQDTYEFTANVARQEEKVRRKEKEILESKEKQQREAMEQAVARLERRHSALRRSVSLEPDTEEQRHKSSVIGNLRTGADLDQQRVEREIQKLRQRISEGEENNRTHSISNDEKTSHNSSPVSHIQSLNTLLPLSDDRINAYIEEEVQRRLRKMNLLNGSSSNMDLSLSMEEEDVSDCSSVRLTDEDDEKLQNINPRRLKYESWTPPPLCTQRACGLRSSFLPAPELEANSPPHNQENTLKEPENGLLNLHREEKLESTAEVLIEKEEGPYEDGDKNKWLRGGVNIPLGDMGQAVELDRCDIGQHRLCVTLANTETNRVDENKNLTNKRRNNSACCVSDDDDKKVEDRAKGLLVNGRSNSYSKEKVKHQTRDPGIGEDAELSSDQSSKSQNSVNGYINSKQKSKESVNGQIKQETDTEAEKVAANRSYVMGYFAEKLSEAYKDAGRRLQGTRDIIRNVRVGEMKVVFYQYMTMMSKELPLINRMQLKPEPEPCVLADNKVSLVDLSRDCALSLPQNCDTSAIPSVSGWPEGSVSSLKNTCPEVFYQRLVQLPPALSRLQSLSSQKMLEKLESLVPRMKVHNLLSIFWLKTANSKQTIPKPGCLLLSEKDIIVLSSETNSDDTLAIFHHFNLLEIKKVQISLAGQHVRLIDCTEDTVLAVFTHSKELTQEFCKALLKALSPEKFSEGTEDHPLLSDDLMVLSLDWTSSVPDIVLDNGLHVTCRFKRVLADLLYIVHGNMDGPGKPSLAAICPLLYTSVKVMNSTSVHQDGIFQFLLTDTHLALLQEDGVFHPVPRGSSLVPAQPQFQGLELRKRSEIRCLLVRQYDNWLVVDITFTTRKPKTREKKVETRRGSAEVLSVSDYSSRCDSWKLSFGCTSEAVILINHLCT; from the exons GGAGAAGGACTTGACCGCAAAATGCATCATCAAGATGGAAGGGACCAAAACCTCCATCACCAACCTGAAg ATCCCCGAAGGCATCGTAGGTGATTCGATGAGGGAACGAACCAAGACTTTTACGTACGACTTCTCCTACGACTCCATGGACTGTAAGAGCTCCGCGTTTGTCTCGCAGGAAAAG GTTTTCAGAGATCTGGGCTCGGACGTGCTAAAGGCGGCGTTTGAGGGCTACAACGCCTGCGTCTTCGCCTACGGCCAGACCGGCTCGGGGAAGTCCTACACCATGATGGGAAATCCT ggAGATGCGGGTCTGATCCCGAGGTTCTGTGAAGGTTTGTTCAGCCGTATCTCCGAGGCGACTCGATGGGATGAAGCTTCGTTTCGTACAGAAGTCAG CTACCTGGAGATCTACAACGAGAAGGTGAGGGACCTGCTGAGGAGGAAATCCACTCAGACCTACAACCTGAGAGTCAGGGAGCACCCAAAAGACGGGCCGTATGTCGAAG ATCTGTCCAAACACCTGGTGCAGAACTACAGCGACGTGGAGGAGCTGATGGAGGCTGGAAACATCAACCGCACCACCGCCAGCACCGACATGAACGACGTCAGCAGCCGCTCGCACGCCATCTTCACCATCAACTTCACGCAG gctAAGTTCGATGCAGAGATGCCCAGTGAGACGGTCAGTAAGATCCACCTGGTCGATCTGGCCGGCAGCGAGCGAGCCGACGCCACCGGAGCGACGGGCGTCCGACTGAAAGAAGGAGGAAACATCAACAAGTCGCTGGTCACCCTGGGCAACGTCATCTCCTCTCTGG cTGACATGTCACAGGACGGCGTGAACACCAACCTGAAGAAGAAGTCGGTGTTTGTTCCCTACAGAGACTCCGTGCTAACGTGGCTGCTGAAAGACAGTCTGGGCGGCAACTCCAAGACCATCATGATCGCCA CCGTCTCCCCCGCTGACGTGAACTACGGCGAGACGCTCAGCACTCTGCGATACGCTAACCGAGCCAAGAACATCATAAACAAACCCACCATCAACGAGGACGGCAACGTCCGGCTGATCCGAGAACTGCGGGCTGAAATCGCCCGACTGAAAGCTCTGCTGGTTCAGGGCAACCAG ATTGCTCTCCTGGATTCGCCCACTGCTCTGAGTATGGAGGAGAAACTGCACCAGAATGAAGCCAGA GTCCTGGAGCTGACTAAAGAGTGGACCAACAAATGGAACGAGACACAGAATATTCTCAAG GAGGAGACTCTCGCTCTGAGGAAAGAGGGGATCGGTGTGGTGCTGGACTCCGAGCTGCCTCACCTGATCGGCATCGACGACGACCTCCTCAGTACCGGCATCATCCTGTACCATTTAAAG GAGGGACGGACATACGTGGGCAGAGAGGACGCGTCCACGGAGCAGGACATCA TCCTGCACGGTCTGGACCTGGAGAGCGAACACTGTATGTTTGAGAGCCAGAACGGCACAGTGACTCTGGTGCCGCTCGGTGGAGCTCAGTGTTCAGTTAATGGCGTTCAGGTCACAGAGCCGTCGCAGCTCAACCAAG GCGCTGTTATTCTGCTCGGCAGGACGAACATGTTTCGGTTCAACCATCCGAAGGAGGCGGCCAAGCTGAGAGAGAAACGGAAG AGTGGCCTGCTCTCTGCATTCAGCCTGTCTATGACGGATCTGTCCAAGTCCTGTGAAAGCCTGTCCACTGTGATGCTCTACAACCCCGG TCTCTTCACTGAGAAGGGCCCCGTCTTCCTCAG gttGGAGTTTGAGAGACAGCAgcgagaagagctggagaaacTGGAGCTGAAAAG gaGGCTGATCAAGGAGATGGAGGCAAAGCACCAGAGTGAGAAGGCAGAGCTGGAGCGCCTGCAGCAGGAGGTGGAGAGTCAGCGTAAGGAGTCTGAGGAGGTGCAGCAGCGGATCCTCCGTCAGGAGGAGAGCCTCCGCCACCGCAGCCAGGACATCGAGAGCCGCCTTCGGGACTTCCTGGCCGAGAAGGAGCGCTTTGAGGAGGAGAGACGCTCGGAGATCCAGGGGGAGGACCTCCAGCGCcggaaacagcagcaggagggtgaagcagagagagagcaggacaaGGAGCAGCGGCGGCAGCAGGAGGCGGCAGAGCAGACGGAGATCTACCGTGAGCTGGAGAGGCTGAAGAGGGAGCGCGAGGAGCAGAAGGTTCGTCTGGAGACTGAGCGGCGGCggctggaggagcaggagagagagcagctgaGCCTGGTGGGGAGGCTGGAGGAacagctgagagagaaacaCGAGGCAGCCACCACCCTGCTGACCCGGGAGGACGCCCGCCGCATGGAGGAGGAGCGTCGAGCCCTGGCCGAGATCAGAGAAGCACTCCTCCGTGCCAAAGAGGCTGGAGAGCGGCCAGATGTGGAGGATGCCAGCGAGGAGGCGAGATCTGCCCAGGCTCGGTACACAAACTTCAAGGCGGCTCAGGTGAAGGAGCTGGGCCAGCTGGAGGAGGGGCTCCGGCAGCAGAGGGAGCACCTGGAGAAAGAGGTCGCTGCTGAGCGTAATACACTGCTGCTCCTCGGCCACAGCCTCAAAGAacgacagcagcagctgaaagagGTGCAGGAGAAGGGGGCGCAGGATGCTACCGCTGTCTGCCAGGAGGAGCATCTGGTCAAACAGGCAGAGCACAGACTGCAGTTTAAGGAGCGTCAGCTGGCCAGCGTGGCCGATGGCCTCCTCCCCGCACTGGCCGAGGAGAAGCAAAGAGCCATAGAGATGCTGGAGCGCAGCGGCGGAGGAAGCAACGGGAACTGCGACAGCCCACCGGGGCTCGATAACACGCTGTACCAGGTGGAGAAGGAGCTGGAGGACAAAGAGGAGAAACTGAACCTCCACTGGCGCAGCGctcagcagcttcagcagctccAGGATACCTACGAGTTCACGGCCAACGTGGCTCGGCAGGAGGAGAAGgtaaggaggaaggagaaggagatCCTGGAGTCGaaggagaagcagcagagggaggcgATGGAGCAGGCGGTGGCCCGGCTGGAGAGGAGGCACTCGGCCCTGAGGCGCAGCGTCTCCCTGGAGCCCGACACCGAGGAGCAGAGACACAAGAGCTCGGTCATCGGGAACCTGAGGACGGGGGCCGACCTGGACCAGCAGAG AGTGGAGCGGGAGATCCAGAAGCTGAGGCAGAGGATCAGTGAAGGGGAAGAAAACAACAGGACTCACTCCATCAGTAACGACGAGAAGACGAGTCACAACAGTTCCCCGGTCAGCCACATCCAGAGTCTGAACACACTGCTGCCGCTGTCAGACGACAG GATAAATGCGTACATTGAAGAGGAAGTCCAGCGACGGTTACGCAAGATGAATCTTCtcaatggcagcagcagcaacatggATCTGTCTCTGTCCATG gaggaggaagacgttAGCGACTGTAGCTCTGTTAGATTAACAGATGAG gATGATGAAAAGCTGCAAAACATTAATCCAAGGAGGCTTAAATATGAG TCATGGACTCCCCCCCCCTTGTGCACACAGAGAGCCTGCGGGTTGCGGTCTAGCTTCCTGCCTGCCCCGGAGCTCGAGGCAAACTCCCCTCCTCACAACCAGGAAAACACGTTGAAGGAACCAGAGAACGGCCTCTTAAATCttcacagagaagaaaaactAGAATCCACAGCTGAAGTCTTGATTGAAAAAGAGGAAGGGCCTTACGAAGatggtgacaaaaacaaatggttGCGAGGAGGAGTGAATATCCCTCTAGGAGACATGGGCCAGGCTGTTGAACTTGATCGTTGTGACATTGGACAACACAGGCTTTGTGTCACCTTGGCAAACACTGAGACCAATAGAGTTGATGAAAACAAGAATCTCACtaataaaagaagaaacaattCTGCCTGCTGTGTTTCTGACGATGATGATAAAAAGGTTGAAGATAGAGCAAAGGGGTTGCTGGTAAATGGACGCTCTAATTCTTACTCAAAGGAAAAAGTCAAACACCAAACACGTGACCCAGGGATAGGAGAAGATGCAGAACTTTCCAGTGATCAATCGTCAAAGTCGCAGAACTCTGTCAATGGTTACATCAATTCCAAGCAGAAGTCGAAGGAGTCTGTTaatggtcaaataaaacaagagacagacacagaagcCGAGAAAGTGGCGGCCAACAGGAGCTATGTTATGGGGTATTTTGCTGAAAAGCTGTCCGAAGCGTACAAAGACGCTGGTAGAAGGCTTCAGGGCACACGGGACATCATTCGAAATGTACGAGTAGGTGAAATGAAGGTTGTATTCTATCAGTACATGACCATGATGTCCAAAGAGCTGCCACTGATTAATCGAATGCAGCTTAAACCGGAGCCAGAACCCTGCGTCCTTGCAGATAATAAAGTCAGTTTGGTTGATCTGTCGAGGGATTGCGCCCTTAGTCTTCCTCAGAATTGCGACACGTCTGCGATCCCAAGCGTCTCGGGATGGCCTGAAGGCTCTGTGTCGTCTCTCAAAAACACATGTCCTGAAGTGTTTTATCAGAGGCTCGTCCAGCTGCCACCAGCCTTGTCTCGGCTACAGTCACTTTCATCTCAGAAGATGCTAGAAAAGTTGGAATCTCTAGTTCCTCGAATGAAAGTCCACAACCTTTTGAGTATCTTCTGGCTCAAAACTGCCAACAGTAAGCAGACGATCCCAAAGCCTGGGTGCTTGCTTTTGTCAGAAAAGGACATAATAGTGCTGTCTAGTGAAACAAATTCAGACGACACCTTAGctatttttcaccattttaatctCCTGGAAATCAAGAAGGTCCAGATTAGCTTGGCAGGGCAGCACGTCCGCCTAATTGACTGCACCGAAGACACCGTCTTGGCAGTCTTTACCCACAGCAAAGAGCTTACCCAGGAGTTCTGCAAGGCTCTACTGAAGGCCCTTTCTCCTGAAAAGTTCTCTGAAGGGACTGAAGATCACCCGTTACTCTCTGATGACCTCATGGTCCTCTCTCTGGATTGGACGTCGAGTGTTCCTGACATTGTCCTGGACAACGGCCTTCACGTCACCTGCAGATTTAAGCGGGTCCTCGCAGACCTGCTCTACATCGTCCATGGGAACATGGATGGTCCGGGCAAACCTTCTCTGGCAGCCATTTGTCCTCTGCTCTACACCAGCGTCAAGGTCATGAACTCTACCAGTGTGCATCAGGATGGCATTTTTCAGTTTCTCCTGACGGACACTCATCTAGCTCTTCTCCAGGAGGATGGCGTCTTTCACCCGGTGCCACGGGGCTCCAGTCTGGTCCCTGCCCAGCCCCAGTTTCAGGGGCTCGAACTCCGCAAGCGTTCAGAGATCAGATGCCTGCTTGTGAGGCAGTATGACAACTGGCTGGTGGTAGATATCACGTTTACAACTCGCAAACCAAAAACTCGAGAAAAGAAGGTGGAGACCAGGCGAGGCTCGGCTGAagtgctctctgtctctgattaCAGTAGTCGGTGCGACTCCTGGAAATTATCCTTTGGTTGTACCTCAGAAGCTGTTATCTTGATTAATCATCTGTGTACCTGA
- the kif16ba gene encoding kinesin-like protein KIF16B isoform X3: MASVRVAVRVRPMNRREKDLTAKCIIKMEGTKTSITNLKIPEGIVGDSMRERTKTFTYDFSYDSMDCKSSAFVSQEKVFRDLGSDVLKAAFEGYNACVFAYGQTGSGKSYTMMGNPGDAGLIPRFCEGLFSRISEATRWDEASFRTEVSYLEIYNEKVRDLLRRKSTQTYNLRVREHPKDGPYVEDLSKHLVQNYSDVEELMEAGNINRTTASTDMNDVSSRSHAIFTINFTQAKFDAEMPSETVSKIHLVDLAGSERADATGATGVRLKEGGNINKSLVTLGNVISSLADMSQDGVNTNLKKKSVFVPYRDSVLTWLLKDSLGGNSKTIMIATVSPADVNYGETLSTLRYANRAKNIINKPTINEDGNVRLIRELRAEIARLKALLVQGNQIALLDSPTALSMEEKLHQNEARVLELTKEWTNKWNETQNILKEETLALRKEGIGVVLDSELPHLIGIDDDLLSTGIILYHLKEGRTYVGREDASTEQDIILHGLDLESEHCMFESQNGTVTLVPLGGAQCSVNGVQVTEPSQLNQGAVILLGRTNMFRFNHPKEAAKLREKRKSGLLSAFSLSMTDLSKSCESLSTVMLYNPGLEFERQQREELEKLELKRRLIKEMEAKHQSEKAELERLQQEVESQRKESEEVQQRILRQEESLRHRSQDIESRLRDFLAEKERFEEERRSEIQGEDLQRRKQQQEGEAEREQDKEQRRQQEAAEQTEIYRELERLKREREEQKVRLETERRRLEEQEREQLSLVGRLEEQLREKHEAATTLLTREDARRMEEERRALAEIREALLRAKEAGERPDVEDASEEARSAQARYTNFKAAQVKELGQLEEGLRQQREHLEKEVAAERNTLLLLGHSLKERQQQLKEVQEKGAQDATAVCQEEHLVKQAEHRLQFKERQLASVADGLLPALAEEKQRAIEMLERSGGGSNGNCDSPPGLDNTLYQVEKELEDKEEKLNLHWRSAQQLQQLQDTYEFTANVARQEEKVRRKEKEILESKEKQQREAMEQAVARLERRHSALRRSVSLEPDTEEQRHKSSVIGNLRTGADLDQQRVEREIQKLRQRISEGEENNRTHSISNDEKTSHNSSPVSHIQSLNTLLPLSDDRINAYIEEEVQRRLRKMNLLNGSSSNMDLSLSMEEEDVSDCSSVRLTDEDDEKLQNINPRRLKYESWTPPPLCTQRACGLRSSFLPAPELEANSPPHNQENTLKEPENGLLNLHREEKLESTAEVLIEKEEGPYEDGDKNKWLRGGVNIPLGDMGQAVELDRCDIGQHRLCVTLANTETNRVDENKNLTNKRRNNSACCVSDDDDKKVEDRAKGLLVNGRSNSYSKEKVKHQTRDPGIGEDAELSSDQSSKSQNSVNGYINSKQKSKESVNGQIKQETDTEAEKVAANRSYVMGYFAEKLSEAYKDAGRRLQGTRDIIRNVRVGEMKVVFYQYMTMMSKELPLINRMQLKPEPEPCVLADNKVSLVDLSRDCALSLPQNCDTSAIPSVSGWPEGSVSSLKNTCPEVFYQRLVQLPPALSRLQSLSSQKMLEKLESLVPRMKVHNLLSIFWLKTANSKQTIPKPGCLLLSEKDIIVLSSETNSDDTLAIFHHFNLLEIKKVQISLAGQHVRLIDCTEDTVLAVFTHSKELTQEFCKALLKALSPEKFSEGTEDHPLLSDDLMVLSLDWTSSVPDIVLDNGLHVTCRFKRVLADLLYIVHGNMDGPGKPSLAAICPLLYTSVKVMNSTSVHQDGIFQFLLTDTHLALLQEDGVFHPVPRGSSLVPAQPQFQGLELRKRSEIRCLLVRQYDNWLVVDITFTTRKPKTREKKVETRRGSAEVLSVSDYSSRCDSWKLSFGCTSEAVILINHLCT, from the exons GGAGAAGGACTTGACCGCAAAATGCATCATCAAGATGGAAGGGACCAAAACCTCCATCACCAACCTGAAg ATCCCCGAAGGCATCGTAGGTGATTCGATGAGGGAACGAACCAAGACTTTTACGTACGACTTCTCCTACGACTCCATGGACTGTAAGAGCTCCGCGTTTGTCTCGCAGGAAAAG GTTTTCAGAGATCTGGGCTCGGACGTGCTAAAGGCGGCGTTTGAGGGCTACAACGCCTGCGTCTTCGCCTACGGCCAGACCGGCTCGGGGAAGTCCTACACCATGATGGGAAATCCT ggAGATGCGGGTCTGATCCCGAGGTTCTGTGAAGGTTTGTTCAGCCGTATCTCCGAGGCGACTCGATGGGATGAAGCTTCGTTTCGTACAGAAGTCAG CTACCTGGAGATCTACAACGAGAAGGTGAGGGACCTGCTGAGGAGGAAATCCACTCAGACCTACAACCTGAGAGTCAGGGAGCACCCAAAAGACGGGCCGTATGTCGAAG ATCTGTCCAAACACCTGGTGCAGAACTACAGCGACGTGGAGGAGCTGATGGAGGCTGGAAACATCAACCGCACCACCGCCAGCACCGACATGAACGACGTCAGCAGCCGCTCGCACGCCATCTTCACCATCAACTTCACGCAG gctAAGTTCGATGCAGAGATGCCCAGTGAGACGGTCAGTAAGATCCACCTGGTCGATCTGGCCGGCAGCGAGCGAGCCGACGCCACCGGAGCGACGGGCGTCCGACTGAAAGAAGGAGGAAACATCAACAAGTCGCTGGTCACCCTGGGCAACGTCATCTCCTCTCTGG cTGACATGTCACAGGACGGCGTGAACACCAACCTGAAGAAGAAGTCGGTGTTTGTTCCCTACAGAGACTCCGTGCTAACGTGGCTGCTGAAAGACAGTCTGGGCGGCAACTCCAAGACCATCATGATCGCCA CCGTCTCCCCCGCTGACGTGAACTACGGCGAGACGCTCAGCACTCTGCGATACGCTAACCGAGCCAAGAACATCATAAACAAACCCACCATCAACGAGGACGGCAACGTCCGGCTGATCCGAGAACTGCGGGCTGAAATCGCCCGACTGAAAGCTCTGCTGGTTCAGGGCAACCAG ATTGCTCTCCTGGATTCGCCCACTGCTCTGAGTATGGAGGAGAAACTGCACCAGAATGAAGCCAGA GTCCTGGAGCTGACTAAAGAGTGGACCAACAAATGGAACGAGACACAGAATATTCTCAAG GAGGAGACTCTCGCTCTGAGGAAAGAGGGGATCGGTGTGGTGCTGGACTCCGAGCTGCCTCACCTGATCGGCATCGACGACGACCTCCTCAGTACCGGCATCATCCTGTACCATTTAAAG GAGGGACGGACATACGTGGGCAGAGAGGACGCGTCCACGGAGCAGGACATCA TCCTGCACGGTCTGGACCTGGAGAGCGAACACTGTATGTTTGAGAGCCAGAACGGCACAGTGACTCTGGTGCCGCTCGGTGGAGCTCAGTGTTCAGTTAATGGCGTTCAGGTCACAGAGCCGTCGCAGCTCAACCAAG GCGCTGTTATTCTGCTCGGCAGGACGAACATGTTTCGGTTCAACCATCCGAAGGAGGCGGCCAAGCTGAGAGAGAAACGGAAG AGTGGCCTGCTCTCTGCATTCAGCCTGTCTATGACGGATCTGTCCAAGTCCTGTGAAAGCCTGTCCACTGTGATGCTCTACAACCCCGG gttGGAGTTTGAGAGACAGCAgcgagaagagctggagaaacTGGAGCTGAAAAG gaGGCTGATCAAGGAGATGGAGGCAAAGCACCAGAGTGAGAAGGCAGAGCTGGAGCGCCTGCAGCAGGAGGTGGAGAGTCAGCGTAAGGAGTCTGAGGAGGTGCAGCAGCGGATCCTCCGTCAGGAGGAGAGCCTCCGCCACCGCAGCCAGGACATCGAGAGCCGCCTTCGGGACTTCCTGGCCGAGAAGGAGCGCTTTGAGGAGGAGAGACGCTCGGAGATCCAGGGGGAGGACCTCCAGCGCcggaaacagcagcaggagggtgaagcagagagagagcaggacaaGGAGCAGCGGCGGCAGCAGGAGGCGGCAGAGCAGACGGAGATCTACCGTGAGCTGGAGAGGCTGAAGAGGGAGCGCGAGGAGCAGAAGGTTCGTCTGGAGACTGAGCGGCGGCggctggaggagcaggagagagagcagctgaGCCTGGTGGGGAGGCTGGAGGAacagctgagagagaaacaCGAGGCAGCCACCACCCTGCTGACCCGGGAGGACGCCCGCCGCATGGAGGAGGAGCGTCGAGCCCTGGCCGAGATCAGAGAAGCACTCCTCCGTGCCAAAGAGGCTGGAGAGCGGCCAGATGTGGAGGATGCCAGCGAGGAGGCGAGATCTGCCCAGGCTCGGTACACAAACTTCAAGGCGGCTCAGGTGAAGGAGCTGGGCCAGCTGGAGGAGGGGCTCCGGCAGCAGAGGGAGCACCTGGAGAAAGAGGTCGCTGCTGAGCGTAATACACTGCTGCTCCTCGGCCACAGCCTCAAAGAacgacagcagcagctgaaagagGTGCAGGAGAAGGGGGCGCAGGATGCTACCGCTGTCTGCCAGGAGGAGCATCTGGTCAAACAGGCAGAGCACAGACTGCAGTTTAAGGAGCGTCAGCTGGCCAGCGTGGCCGATGGCCTCCTCCCCGCACTGGCCGAGGAGAAGCAAAGAGCCATAGAGATGCTGGAGCGCAGCGGCGGAGGAAGCAACGGGAACTGCGACAGCCCACCGGGGCTCGATAACACGCTGTACCAGGTGGAGAAGGAGCTGGAGGACAAAGAGGAGAAACTGAACCTCCACTGGCGCAGCGctcagcagcttcagcagctccAGGATACCTACGAGTTCACGGCCAACGTGGCTCGGCAGGAGGAGAAGgtaaggaggaaggagaaggagatCCTGGAGTCGaaggagaagcagcagagggaggcgATGGAGCAGGCGGTGGCCCGGCTGGAGAGGAGGCACTCGGCCCTGAGGCGCAGCGTCTCCCTGGAGCCCGACACCGAGGAGCAGAGACACAAGAGCTCGGTCATCGGGAACCTGAGGACGGGGGCCGACCTGGACCAGCAGAG AGTGGAGCGGGAGATCCAGAAGCTGAGGCAGAGGATCAGTGAAGGGGAAGAAAACAACAGGACTCACTCCATCAGTAACGACGAGAAGACGAGTCACAACAGTTCCCCGGTCAGCCACATCCAGAGTCTGAACACACTGCTGCCGCTGTCAGACGACAG GATAAATGCGTACATTGAAGAGGAAGTCCAGCGACGGTTACGCAAGATGAATCTTCtcaatggcagcagcagcaacatggATCTGTCTCTGTCCATG gaggaggaagacgttAGCGACTGTAGCTCTGTTAGATTAACAGATGAG gATGATGAAAAGCTGCAAAACATTAATCCAAGGAGGCTTAAATATGAG TCATGGACTCCCCCCCCCTTGTGCACACAGAGAGCCTGCGGGTTGCGGTCTAGCTTCCTGCCTGCCCCGGAGCTCGAGGCAAACTCCCCTCCTCACAACCAGGAAAACACGTTGAAGGAACCAGAGAACGGCCTCTTAAATCttcacagagaagaaaaactAGAATCCACAGCTGAAGTCTTGATTGAAAAAGAGGAAGGGCCTTACGAAGatggtgacaaaaacaaatggttGCGAGGAGGAGTGAATATCCCTCTAGGAGACATGGGCCAGGCTGTTGAACTTGATCGTTGTGACATTGGACAACACAGGCTTTGTGTCACCTTGGCAAACACTGAGACCAATAGAGTTGATGAAAACAAGAATCTCACtaataaaagaagaaacaattCTGCCTGCTGTGTTTCTGACGATGATGATAAAAAGGTTGAAGATAGAGCAAAGGGGTTGCTGGTAAATGGACGCTCTAATTCTTACTCAAAGGAAAAAGTCAAACACCAAACACGTGACCCAGGGATAGGAGAAGATGCAGAACTTTCCAGTGATCAATCGTCAAAGTCGCAGAACTCTGTCAATGGTTACATCAATTCCAAGCAGAAGTCGAAGGAGTCTGTTaatggtcaaataaaacaagagacagacacagaagcCGAGAAAGTGGCGGCCAACAGGAGCTATGTTATGGGGTATTTTGCTGAAAAGCTGTCCGAAGCGTACAAAGACGCTGGTAGAAGGCTTCAGGGCACACGGGACATCATTCGAAATGTACGAGTAGGTGAAATGAAGGTTGTATTCTATCAGTACATGACCATGATGTCCAAAGAGCTGCCACTGATTAATCGAATGCAGCTTAAACCGGAGCCAGAACCCTGCGTCCTTGCAGATAATAAAGTCAGTTTGGTTGATCTGTCGAGGGATTGCGCCCTTAGTCTTCCTCAGAATTGCGACACGTCTGCGATCCCAAGCGTCTCGGGATGGCCTGAAGGCTCTGTGTCGTCTCTCAAAAACACATGTCCTGAAGTGTTTTATCAGAGGCTCGTCCAGCTGCCACCAGCCTTGTCTCGGCTACAGTCACTTTCATCTCAGAAGATGCTAGAAAAGTTGGAATCTCTAGTTCCTCGAATGAAAGTCCACAACCTTTTGAGTATCTTCTGGCTCAAAACTGCCAACAGTAAGCAGACGATCCCAAAGCCTGGGTGCTTGCTTTTGTCAGAAAAGGACATAATAGTGCTGTCTAGTGAAACAAATTCAGACGACACCTTAGctatttttcaccattttaatctCCTGGAAATCAAGAAGGTCCAGATTAGCTTGGCAGGGCAGCACGTCCGCCTAATTGACTGCACCGAAGACACCGTCTTGGCAGTCTTTACCCACAGCAAAGAGCTTACCCAGGAGTTCTGCAAGGCTCTACTGAAGGCCCTTTCTCCTGAAAAGTTCTCTGAAGGGACTGAAGATCACCCGTTACTCTCTGATGACCTCATGGTCCTCTCTCTGGATTGGACGTCGAGTGTTCCTGACATTGTCCTGGACAACGGCCTTCACGTCACCTGCAGATTTAAGCGGGTCCTCGCAGACCTGCTCTACATCGTCCATGGGAACATGGATGGTCCGGGCAAACCTTCTCTGGCAGCCATTTGTCCTCTGCTCTACACCAGCGTCAAGGTCATGAACTCTACCAGTGTGCATCAGGATGGCATTTTTCAGTTTCTCCTGACGGACACTCATCTAGCTCTTCTCCAGGAGGATGGCGTCTTTCACCCGGTGCCACGGGGCTCCAGTCTGGTCCCTGCCCAGCCCCAGTTTCAGGGGCTCGAACTCCGCAAGCGTTCAGAGATCAGATGCCTGCTTGTGAGGCAGTATGACAACTGGCTGGTGGTAGATATCACGTTTACAACTCGCAAACCAAAAACTCGAGAAAAGAAGGTGGAGACCAGGCGAGGCTCGGCTGAagtgctctctgtctctgattaCAGTAGTCGGTGCGACTCCTGGAAATTATCCTTTGGTTGTACCTCAGAAGCTGTTATCTTGATTAATCATCTGTGTACCTGA